CACCCAGCCGTGTCTCGACGCCCTCCGCCGGGGGGAGCGAAGCACCCCTCCCCACCCCCAGCCCGGAGGAGATCCTGATCGGCCGCCGCGAGGGCCGAATGGTCCACATCGGATTCGACGTGGAAGGCGATCCCCGCATCCTGGACGAGCTCCTCGCCGTATTAGAGGAGGAAGGCTACCGCACCACCTTCTTCCTGCAAGGGGAGTGGGTCCAGTATCATCCCGAAGCCACGAAACGCATCGCGGCGGCCGGCCACGAGCTGGGCAATCACTCCTGGAGCCATCCGGACATGCGGACCCTGGATGAGGCTGGGATCGAACGGGAGATCCGGGACACGGAAGCCCTCGTCTGGAAGCTCACCGGGCGCAGCACGAAGCCGTTCTTCCGCCCGCCCTACGGGCTGCGCAACGCGCTGGTCCGAGAGGTGGCGTATCGGCTGGGGTACACCACGGTGATATGGACCTTCGGCGCGCAGGACTGGGAGCCCAACGCCGATGAGAACTCAGTATATCGTAATCTGGTGGATCACGCGGCCCCGGGCGTGATCTTCTACCTGCACACCAGCCACAACTTCAACC
The sequence above is a segment of the Chloroflexota bacterium genome. Coding sequences within it:
- a CDS encoding polysaccharide deacetylase family protein; the protein is MTRPLFWPSILLLVWMLAGCRASPRTYEPAIPTGAETPRPTATFTSTPQRTSTAMRPRATSPSPSAATATRKPLPPTEEHSTPTSIPTPSRVSTPSAGGSEAPLPTPSPEEILIGRREGRMVHIGFDVEGDPRILDELLAVLEEEGYRTTFFLQGEWVQYHPEATKRIAAAGHELGNHSWSHPDMRTLDEAGIEREIRDTEALVWKLTGRSTKPFFRPPYGLRNALVREVAYRLGYTTVIWTFGAQDWEPNADENSVYRNLVDHAAPGVIFYLHTSHNFNPPAVRRAIRTLRERGFRLVSLSELVTSPSEP